One stretch of Acropora muricata isolate sample 2 chromosome 12, ASM3666990v1, whole genome shotgun sequence DNA includes these proteins:
- the LOC136893872 gene encoding uncharacterized protein, with amino-acid sequence MSCYWKVLRITAWVLRFKANTLLKSQKAKKVSGPLHTAELKAARDYWVRKVQRSVSENMEKPGWKLVKEEKSGILKCAGRISGYNPTYLEDGPFVRKLIQHVHPQVKHFGVASTMAALREEWWISRPRALVKKLIRRCNVCKVLAAKPYEVPVTAALPEFRTEVSRPFQCTGVDFAGPLKYKVNKREEKAYVLMFTCTTSRAVYLELTRTQSAEEFQRKLNAFITWRTRPQVIISDNAATFKATAT; translated from the coding sequence ATGAGCTGCTATTGGAAGGTTCTGAGAATAACAGCATGGGTCCTCCGGTTCAAAGCCAACACCTTGTTGAAGTCACAAAAGGCAAAGAAGGTCTCAGGACCATTGCACACAGCAGAGCTGAAAGCCGCAAGAGATTATTGGGTGAGGAAGGTGCAGCGAAGCGTTTCAGAAAACATGGAAAAGCCTGGTTGGAAACTGGTGAAAGAAGAGAAATCCGGCATCCTGAAGTGTGCTGGAAGAATCTCTGGATATAACCCAACCTACCTTGAAGATGGGCCGTTCGTGCGGAAGCTTATCCAACATGTTCACCCCCAAGTGAAACATTTTGGCGTAGCCAGCACAATGGCAGCATTGCGAGAGGAGTGGTGGATATCGCGACCTCGCGCACTGGTAAAGAAGCTTATACGACGGTGCAACGTGTGCAAAGTGTTGGCTGCCAAGCCATATGAAGTACCAGTAACAGCCGCGTTGCCAGAATTTCGCACAGAGGTCAGTCGCCCCTTCCAGTGCACAGGTGTAGACTTTGCAGGGCCATTGAAGTATAAAGTAAACAAGAGGGAAGAGAAAGCTTACGTACTGATGTTCACATGCACGACATCCAGGGCGGTATACCTGGAGTTGACCAGAACGCAATCAGCTGAAGAATTTCAGAGGAAGCTTAACGCCTTTATAACCTGGCGAACGAGACCACAGGTGATCATTTCCGATAATGCGGCGACGTTCAAGGCGACAGCAACATGA